CGTGGAGGTTTGGCAAACACCTTAACCACTGTGTCCACTACCTGTGTCATGGCCGAATTGAGTTCCTGCTTCGTGTTCTGCCAGCTGTTTACCTTCAGTGTGCATGGAGTTGCTTGGACCTCCCTGCCCTTTGGCCCGAACGAGGCCATCTCGCCTGGGCTTCTCTCCATCTGCCAACAGGGCCTGCTCCTGAAGCAATGCACGTGCCCTGTCCAGAAAATGGCCTGGGTCCAAGTCAGACATCTCATTGTCAGAGCGCAGGTCATCTCCTCCTCTGTCATCGCCGCCATTGTCAGACCTCACCGGACTGTCCTCGGACATGTTTCCGATGTCATTGTGAAGGTCGTTGTGCAAGTCGTTGTGTTCAGAGTCGTCCGTGGAGTCGTAGATCTGAAAGAACTTCTCCTGCAGCTGGCGTAGCTGCTTCTGCATGTCTTCCAGCTGCAGCTTCAGCTGCCGCCGCTCCTCCTGCTTCTGCTCCTTCCTCTGGCACACCAGCTGGGTGAAGCTCTGCTGTTGCTGCTGAGGCAGACGCTGCTTACGCTTGTTCTctcggctgctgctgctgcctatCTCGCCTCCCCGCGGGCTGCTGGGCGCCTGCTGCTGGGACTGAGGAGGTGGACAGTCGAGCTCCATGTCCCGTTCCCGTCCATATCGTGGTCACACTCGTGACGAGAAGCAGCTGGTATCACTACGCTGGGTGAATGACTCATACCACGAATAATGTTCTCAACGCGGGCCCGCTTGGCACGCAGGTGTTCATCATTGAGACGTTCTATGTCAAAGGTTGCCAGGCCAGGAGGACGGCCAAATGGTGACAGGCACTCCTGAGGGGTGCTGTCCTGGGAAGAGTTACTACAGGCGTCGTCCTGCGGGGCCTCCGAACCCTGCGCTGGACAGCACCGAGCGTGGAAGCTCACCGTCCCCTCTCTCACCTCTGTTCCGTCTTTCTGGCCCGCCTCCATTTTTTGCCATGTTGTTTTTGAGAAGCTGTGAGATGATGGTGGTGCCAGGGAAGGGCATCATGGCATCCTCATATGAATTAGTCCTCTTTAAAAGCTTCCGGAGCACATTGGACTTGGACTCGCTGTCGCTGGCTGAGACCACACCAGGCCCGCCATGCGGCTGCACCACAGAGCACTCCATGGAGTCGGCGCCTGATCCGTGGTGAGAGTGAGAGCTCAGAGAGTTCATGGCACTGAAAATGGCTGCTTTGGCGCGGGCAATGTTATCGGTGGTTACTGTCGCCGTGGAGGAAGCGGTGCTGCCAATGGTCCTCTTTACACCAATGTCCACACGTCTTCGTTTGGTCTGTCTGTTCAGGAGGGACTCGCTGTCATGGTCCGGCATCACGGGCTGCTGCTACAGGGCCATATCCCGCAAAGCCCGTCCTCGCCGATCAAAGCCTCCGGTTACCTGAGTGCACAGAGTCACGGGTGAAAATCCTCATTATCAGAAAATAAACCACCGCAGGACACGAGCCACAACAAACACTAAAGtcatttaaatgttttaaagctgACTGACTGCAATAATTCACAGCTGTCACTCTGCACACGGGATTTCTTTAACTCACACATCCAAAACAAGAATCTGTCCGAATGCGTTTAAAGACAGACGTCGCTGTGATTACACTTGAGGACCAATGTGAGACTCACAGGGAACATGGGTCAGATTAGGACTCGTCTTTGGAATCCGGTCCATCGTTACACACCGCGCGACACTGAACCAGTTCCCACGCAACACAAAGCTGCATAAAATTATGATAATTACTTAAGTGCTTGTCCtcatttgcatgtttgtgtggtaTCAGCCAACATAGGCGCTATTAACTCCCAAAATTAAATATGAAGAAATGAGGTTAGTATGTGGAATACAGAATAGGCGTCGTGCTAAAGTTCACTTCTGCGACCCCGTCCAAGTGCGACACTACGTCCTGCGTTCACATTAATCAATGTGGCGATCATATCTCGAGCTATGGCCGGAATGACACATaaaagacacacaaaataggCCTATTGATTTTGCTGTCAGCGTGAGTTCACTTCTGTGCGTTTTGTTCGTCTTTTCAGCTGGCAGGGCCAGTTAATTCTGCTCAAACGGATAGGTCACAGGGGTCAGCATTGGCAAGGCTCAACTTAAAGCGCTCGTCCAAAAGAACACcaccaacaaaacaaaagcaaaaaaaaaaaagcctctgaaTACAAACATTTTGTCAGACAGGCCTGCAGCTgtaatataacacacacacatcagtgtcGGTGTTTAAAAAGTAATTTTAATTTGATACTTCACCAAAATGTAAAAACGTCAGCAGTGATGATGActtctgaaataaaataaaatacattttggattgttcacttttttttttttttgcaaatattcaaTTTTTCACAGATTTCAAATAAATACACCATGTACAAAAAAGTAAATTGATTCAGATCAGTGTTTGATTTTACTGTCAGGATaaaagagaaaatgtttgtgtctgAAGCAAACAAATTTAAAATCATTCTTTTTTTGATTGAAAGTTAACATCTTTACATTTGCAACACTTGTGTATGACTTTTAAGAATGACAGATTCCCTTTCaaactgtatttcattgtgctttAAATCAGCGCTTCAAATTCAAAAGTCTGTATTTTGTTGAGGAACAGCTTGTTGTGTCTCATGTTTGTCTCTGAGCCTAAAATCGAACGCATGTCTTCCTCTTAAATTTGGACAGTCAGGGGCAGACAATGGGTGATCCATCTCCAGGAGACTCGGTCGCCTCAGGATCTTAACAATGAGATTGAAATAGGCACCAGCACCTGTCTGTCCCCACGGTGCACCTGTCCTCCGGTGCCCATGCGCACTAACCATTTCAAATAAGAACGCACATCAACAGTGTTGCATAGTCAACTTTTAAATCCCTGCTTCAtcgttttcaaaaaaaaaaaaattacctctGCTAGCCTTAAACTTCAATCCTGGAAAGTTAAAAATAATTCCATTAAAGTTGTATGAGAAGCCaccgctgcttttttttttttttgtggccgcGCTTTACGCACAAACTCACCGAAACTCTCGCGCTTTGACCAAAACTATTCAAACTCCAAAATTAAACCATTTGATGAAACATAGTAATAAAGTGGCTCCGTTACTGACTTTAAAATCCCGTTTACGGCTCCAAAAGCGCGTAAACGCATCCTAAAGTTTCTCCGCAAAGTCGCAGACCAACTTCATCCGCGCTCTGATCAGGAAGCTGCGGCTAAAATGCACAAATCTGAGCCCGTATGAAGCCGAGAGCAGCACACGACCCGGTCTGGGTGGGattcactgctgctgctgctgttgggaCTAAATCTCCCCGTTAATGATGCTGGATTTAGTTTTTTCCGCCCACCTTTGCGCATGCAGGCGAGGCGCAGCACGAGCAAGAGAGAGAGGCGTCCGAGCTGACTTACCCTTTATGATGAAGAGAGGACACGCTGGACTCCAAAAAGAGACGAGGGACGGCGGGCCGCTGGGTGACGGACGTGATGATTCGGTTGGAATAAAATCAAGAAAACGTTGagagaaaagaagaagaggagggaaAAGAGCTCGTGCGTCGGTGTCTCCGTGTGTCCGGTGCCGCGGAGCGCACGACTGAGCGTCTGACTGGATGCGGAGTCTGGATGCTGCAGCGGCTCCTCCGCCACTAAAAGATTCACTTTAAGACGCGCACGAAGGAAGTAGGAAGACGTGCGCGTCACGAGCGGCGTGATGTAACCGCCGCAACAAACCAATAAGAAGCGTCCGTCCGGTCCGGAGACCGACGCACTGAACTTGACCAGAGACCGGgactaaagagagagagagggagagagagggggagaaagagggagggagagagagaaggaaatgacaaatgtcttcTAAAGCGACGGACTGCGCCTGAAAGAACCGTTATTGGCGCAAATTAAAGCGCAACAAATCAACATTTATTGCAGCCTTCACGCCTCGGATTCGGCTCTCAAAACGAAAATAAGCGCCAATTAAttagatttttaatttttaaaaagttatgaTTAACTTCGTAATGACATCTTTAAACAGAACAGAGAAGAAAACCCGCAATTTGAAGATGAGTGACGGAATTAGGTGGATTTTTTGcgcacttttctttctttttgtcacATTCCGTACATTTGCAAATTAACTTGACCGTCGAAATCTTTTGGAAACTGTTGAAAagataattttcttaaaaaaaacaaacaaacaaacaaacaaaagcaagtGCTGCAACTTGATTATTTCATCGAGCAAACTTTTACGCGTTTCCGTCTGTCGCAAATTTAAGTATCAAACTGGCAGCGGGTCGTTTTGGGGGAATTTAGAGGTTTAAAGTTTAATGTGTGACAAGATTTATAAACTGCGGTCTGCTTTGGAATTCAGAAAATCCAAAATCTGGagacctgagagagagagagagagagagagagagagagagagagagagagagagagagagagagagactaaagAAGTCTTCAGTGAATAActggattcccccccccccccccccccccccacacacacacacacacacacacacacctgtaacAATCTGATCCAGAACCTGTTTGATTTGCTGCTTTGATCCAAATCACTCGGAATTTTTATATGAGTTTGTTGGCATTTACAAATCTTGTCTTCACCCACTGGAACAAATGATTTATTTAGGgcactgatttttattttatttttgtcgtgTGGATGTTTTATTTCATAAATTTGTAGATTATGTAGATTGATTTTTCCTTAATATACTGCAAAATGACTATGAAGAATGCGTAAAACGAGTACTGCGCACAGATAATAAATTgtgctaattattattattattattaatattactacGTGTACTTTTTTAAAGGTTAATTAAATGTGAAAGTTTAGCTGTACTTTAAAATTTTCCGCGCACGAGCTCTTTGTTGCGCACgcgttctttttttaatttttatatatatatctgcACAAACAGGAACCTAAAGCACTTAAATCTAAATCTTATTTTCCAGCAGCCCTCGATCTGTCAGGTGCCAAAAAGGAAAAGGCGTGTCTTTTTTCCATGTCGCAAGCAAGTGTGTTTTTAGGAGCGGCGGATTGCACGGAGTCAGCAGACTGCAGTGTCTGGAATGTCTTTTCCAAAGCAGGTGTCCTGGTGTCCCGGTGTCCCTGCTCCGTGTCGGGCCTGTGCCTGCTTTGGCCTCACATCCCCAGGGTGCCGTCGGTGCGCGCACAGGCTGGAAAAACAGGCCGGGACATAAAAGCTCGCGCTGTTGGAAAAGGAAAACCGGAATGAGGTGGAGAGGAAACGTGGATCAGCCCATGCGTTCATTtcaaacttttttgtgtgtggatGGGGGGAGGACGGCACACCTCCATGTGGCTCTTTGCGCACTGATGACTGAATTTACTGGCATATTTATGAGAGTTGGCCGCGAatgcagaagaagaaaaacagtgTTTATCTCTGAGGTGTAATAAaggtacgttttttttttttgtttgttttttatatctCAGCCTGACCAATCCAAAGCGCGCGCACTGTGTGGCCCATTAACATAACAATCTGTTATTGCTGATACTTTGACGTCATCACTTTCTCTTTTAGGAGCAAATTGAAAACAAAACCCAACTTGAAACTCAACCAAACTCTGTTTATTATAATTCCACATTTCTATTCGTGATGAAGATCACgaattgccgtgagactgggttggtgtgtgtgtgtgtgtgtgcgtgcatataatgtgtgtgtaagctgataatatttattttccagaaaCGAAGGGAAAGAAGCGAgacaggagaggagaggaggataAAGGATTTATCCAAAACTGAGGAAGAGTCTAAATCCGTTTTGGACCTCATGTCCAGCAGGTTTTGTGACGATGgtgcagaatttatttatttgctttcaaGGCCATttttcaaaacaacaaaaaccattATTATGAGTTGAAGGTGACACAAAAATCTGAATTATGGCTCAGTGGTTTAATATTTTTTTGATTATTCTTAACTAGAAGGTTATTTTTTCATCtgttgattttttaaaaattttgtttattttttaatttatttaggtTGTTCAAAGAGCAAAAATGGTTTTCAAGGCTCTTTGTCAGAAATTTGAATCTGACCTTCACTGATTGGATCCACAAAAATGCAGCGTCagacatgtacaatttcatattttaaaaataCCAATAAAAAAGGCTGACTCTGTGTGAAAAACGTTTGCTGGAATGGACCTCTAAATCTTGAAGTGGAATTAGGAcatttaaacattaaaaaaaaaagatcatgaaGAGATTTTACAAAAGTCAGAAATTAATGGAATTGtagatttttaaaataatgtaaGTTAAGTTGAGCTGATTTCTTTGAAACCTGCTGCAAATGTTGGACTGAATCTGGAATAGAAACTGCTTTAATTTTGAGGTGCATCTGTAAAGGTTCAGAAACAGATTAATTTAACACTTTTTTCAAAATTTAACATTACAAAAATTGCTAGTCTGGTCCTTATCAGATATATGTACTCGTATGAGTGCCCTTGTAGTTTGTGGTGctgttgtattttaattttattttctcccccTTTTTGGGCTGTGGGGCTGCAGAAACTGGAACACTGTGACCATGGTGACCCACGTCCTTGTTTCTGAGAGAGAGTGAGATGCTCACTGTCTAAAATTCAAATAAGTTGCATTTGCATGAATGCCTATTTGTCACTGTTATAAGAGCCAGTTCAAAGGCAACACGTCAAAGGAAAACGACATGAAGCAGACAGACATGTGACCTGTGATGGAACAAAACTGGAGCTGTGCATTAGGGTGTTTGCAGCTCGCTCTCTTATATGTCAGTGTAAAATGTATGTATTCTGATCCAGATCATATGGAATCTCACTAGAATGTTGGTCACAATCAGCAAAATCAGTggattagttaaaaaaaacaattggaAAGCTCCAAATAAAAAGGAAATGATTCATAATCCATCTGCAGAGCTCAAGTAACAAAAACGTAAATGTTGCAGCAGAAATAGAATGTCAGGCAAATTGATGTAAATTTTCTGATCTCCCTAATAGAATGTAAACGAGATCAGGCCCAACAGagctctctgtctgtttgtaacTGTGCCAGTGTGGAAGTGGGGGCGCTGTTTCATCAAAATACAAATAGCATGGAAGCCAAAACTGGTGACATAACTGAAGAGGCACTCTGTAGAGCGCATACTTCCACCACCACCAAGGTGGATCAGGATCTTTAACCCCAATCAACCTGCATTCCAAACCCAACACATTAACACTGCCTGAACACCACTGACCTGCTGCACAAAACTGCATTTTTATAAGAACAAAAATCTCTTAAATCCATGAGTTATGTCATGCAAAAgtgatgttttaaaaaaaaaaacactctcaaTTTTGACAAAAGTGCAAAATAAAATTTCCTAGATTAGCAAAAAAAAAGAGGCCACCACTCCACCAAGCGTCAACAGataaattaagaaataaaaataattacaCCTGTTTTAAGCAATTTGGGgtaaacaaactgaaaaaaaattccTCAGCAGAGTTggttaagaaaaaacaaacaaacaaaaacagaatctgCAAGTACATGTGG
The sequence above is drawn from the Thalassophryne amazonica chromosome 21, fThaAma1.1, whole genome shotgun sequence genome and encodes:
- the LOC117503125 gene encoding LOW QUALITY PROTEIN: prospero homeobox protein 1-like (The sequence of the model RefSeq protein was modified relative to this genomic sequence to represent the inferred CDS: inserted 3 bases in 2 codons; deleted 1 base in 1 codon), yielding MPDHDSESLLNRQTKRRRVDIGVKRTIGSTASSTATVTTDNIARAKAAIFSAMNSLSSHSHHGSGADSMECSVVQPHGGPGVVSASDSESKSNVLRKLLKRTNSYEDAMMPFPGTTIISQLLKNNMAKNGGGPERRNRGERGDGELPRSVLSSAGSEAPQDDACSNSSQDSTPQECLSPFGRPPGLATFDIERLNDEHLRAKRARVENIIRGMSHSPSVVIPAASRHECDHDMDGXRDMELDCPPPQSQQQAPSSPRGGEIGSSSSRENKRKQRLPQQQQQSFTQLVCQRKEQKQEERRQLKLQLEDMQKQLRQLQEKFFQIYDSTDDSEHNDLHNDLHNDIGNMSEDSPVRSDNGGDDRGGDDLRSDNEMSDLDPGHFLDRARALLQEQALLADGEKPRRDGLVRAKGQGGPSNSMHTEGKQLAEXTKQELNSAMTQVVDTVVKVFAKPPRPTPQQAFPPLSIPPERFPTAVNGDNPNFHTANQRLQCFGDVIIPNPLDTFAGIPGMPGAANDQTEALPLVVRKTPSEHHHQSSAVGAHGGHHHPSLHPSSLSASMGFSPPSFRHPFPLPLMGYPFQSPLGAPSGGYTGKERSSPDSMDLSRETTSLRTKMASGHHLGHHHHHRSCSPVHPGSTAEGLSLSLIKSECSDLQDMADISPYSGSNIQEGLSPNHLKKAKLMFFYTRYPSSNMLKMFFSDVKFNRCITSQLIKWFSNFREFYYIQMEKFARQAINDGVTGAEELSVSRDCELFRALNMHYNKANDFEVPDRFLEVAEITLREFFNAIVAGKDVDPSWKKAIYKVICKLDSEVPEIFKSPNCLQELLHE